A region of Thermodesulfovibrionales bacterium DNA encodes the following proteins:
- the panD gene encoding aspartate 1-decarboxylase: MLRCVLRAKIHMATVTESNLAYEGSITIDEDLLKEAGILPYEQVMVSNLNNGERFETYAIPGKAGSREICLNGPTARKGVAGDKVIIFCYSYFEANELKDFGPRIIRLDAENNIVR, encoded by the coding sequence GTGTTGCGCTGTGTCCTCAGAGCAAAAATACATATGGCGACCGTCACGGAGTCGAACCTGGCCTACGAGGGAAGCATCACCATTGATGAAGACCTCCTGAAAGAGGCGGGCATCCTTCCCTATGAACAGGTAATGGTGAGCAACCTGAACAATGGCGAGAGATTCGAGACGTACGCAATTCCCGGCAAGGCAGGGAGCAGGGAAATCTGTCTCAACGGCCCTACCGCGAGGAAAGGGGTGGCAGGTGACAAGGTGATCATCTTCTGCTACAGCTATTTTGAAGCGAACGAACTGAAGGACTTTGGGCCCAGGATTATCCGTCTCGACGCAGAGAATAACATCGTGAGATAA
- a CDS encoding 4Fe-4S dicluster domain-containing protein, with the protein MARMGILVSPELCIGCRACQVACKSWNQLPGDKTINRGGFENPPDLTPHLYNRIHYLEVPSEKDATRWLFLNQRCMHCDDAGCMKICPAPGALYRTKEGAVGTNKDKCIGCKLCAVGCPFNVPRYDEKDKISKCHLCFDRIANGLQPACTKTCPTGALKYGDRDGLIAAAGKVGYGKLYGQSDLGGLGALYAFKDAPKLYGMNEKPAIPETVVFWHKVLKPLSFIGLGGVVAASLVHYVAFGPHKIKEEEEVRKDG; encoded by the coding sequence ATGGCGAGAATGGGAATACTCGTTTCTCCGGAATTGTGCATAGGGTGCAGGGCCTGTCAGGTTGCCTGCAAGTCGTGGAACCAGCTTCCCGGGGACAAGACCATCAACAGGGGAGGCTTCGAAAATCCACCCGATCTCACTCCCCATCTCTATAACAGGATCCACTATCTTGAGGTGCCCTCCGAAAAAGACGCAACGCGGTGGCTTTTTCTGAACCAGCGCTGCATGCACTGTGATGACGCAGGCTGCATGAAGATCTGTCCTGCCCCCGGAGCACTGTACAGGACAAAGGAAGGCGCTGTCGGGACCAATAAAGACAAATGCATCGGATGCAAACTCTGTGCGGTCGGATGTCCCTTTAACGTTCCACGTTACGATGAGAAAGACAAGATTTCGAAATGCCATCTCTGCTTCGACAGGATCGCAAACGGACTTCAGCCTGCATGCACAAAGACCTGTCCTACGGGTGCTCTGAAATACGGAGACAGGGACGGGCTCATCGCTGCAGCCGGGAAAGTGGGCTATGGAAAGCTCTACGGACAGTCTGACCTCGGCGGACTCGGGGCTCTCTATGCATTCAAGGATGCACCGAAACTCTATGGCATGAATGAAAAACCCGCGATACCAGAGACCGTCGTCTTCTGGCATAAAGTGCTCAAACCCCTGTCATTTATAGGACTGGGAGGCGTCGTGGCTGCATCGCTGGTGCACTATGTTGCCTTTGGCCCCCATAAGATAAAAGAAGAAGAGGAGGTGAGGAAAGATGGATAA
- the mtnP gene encoding S-methyl-5'-thioadenosine phosphorylase, with product MPKIGIIGGSGLYGIEGVEVKEMKRVTTPFGECSDDFKICEFHGIEFAFLSRHGSPHRIAPHRINYRANMWGFREMGAERIVAVNAVGGINRDAAPGDIMIPDQIIDMTEGRQSTFYEEDEVVHVDFTFPFCPELRGLLTKAGKTVGLDLKETGTYVCTNGPRLETKAEISSFQRMGGDMVGMTAMPEACLARELEVCFAGIAVITNYAAGISERPLTVTEVVETMKTSMVRIKDLLKETLKIIPEERGCECRHALRDARL from the coding sequence ATGCCGAAGATCGGAATTATTGGCGGAAGCGGACTCTATGGGATCGAAGGCGTCGAAGTCAAAGAGATGAAAAGAGTGACGACGCCCTTTGGAGAATGTTCCGATGATTTCAAGATATGCGAATTCCACGGTATCGAATTTGCGTTTCTTTCGAGGCATGGAAGTCCTCACCGCATTGCTCCTCACCGGATAAATTATCGTGCAAATATGTGGGGCTTCAGGGAGATGGGGGCCGAGAGGATCGTTGCGGTCAACGCTGTCGGCGGAATAAACAGGGATGCGGCGCCCGGCGATATCATGATTCCCGATCAAATTATTGACATGACCGAGGGGAGGCAAAGCACATTCTATGAGGAAGATGAGGTGGTCCACGTCGATTTCACCTTTCCCTTTTGCCCGGAATTAAGGGGTCTCCTCACGAAAGCGGGGAAGACTGTTGGTCTCGATCTCAAAGAAACAGGAACGTACGTCTGCACCAATGGGCCAAGGCTCGAGACAAAGGCAGAGATATCGTCATTCCAAAGGATGGGGGGAGATATGGTAGGGATGACCGCCATGCCGGAGGCATGCCTTGCAAGGGAGCTGGAAGTCTGCTTTGCAGGGATCGCGGTCATCACGAACTACGCAGCAGGAATATCGGAGAGACCCCTGACGGTCACCGAAGTCGTAGAAACCATGAAGACCTCCATGGTGCGTATCAAGGATCTCCTGAAGGAGACCCTGAAAATCATCCCTGAAGAAAGAGGGTGTGAATGCCGGCATGCGCTCAGGGATGCACGGTTATAG
- a CDS encoding SoxR reducing system RseC family protein — protein sequence MDEIGIIKEINGIFATVSVARKSACNDCQADCKLAEEEALIEAVNAAKATTGQKVRVVMKPYTYLKGSLLVYGLPALSLILGAVFGKEYMSSFLKNTDPDILSAIFGFGAFILSFVFVKLWSRRIEKKTEYKPVVEEILE from the coding sequence ATGGATGAAATCGGCATTATCAAAGAGATCAACGGGATCTTTGCGACGGTCTCTGTGGCAAGAAAATCTGCCTGCAATGATTGCCAGGCCGACTGCAAGCTTGCGGAAGAAGAGGCACTCATAGAGGCTGTTAACGCCGCAAAGGCAACGACAGGCCAGAAGGTCAGGGTTGTCATGAAACCTTATACCTACCTCAAGGGCTCACTCCTCGTATACGGCCTGCCTGCCCTCTCCCTCATCCTTGGCGCAGTCTTCGGCAAGGAATACATGAGCAGTTTCCTTAAGAATACCGATCCTGATATACTGTCAGCGATTTTTGGCTTCGGAGCTTTCATACTGTCCTTTGTTTTTGTTAAGCTATGGAGCAGAAGAATCGAGAAGAAGACGGAATACAAGCCTGTAGTCGAGGAAATTCTGGAATAA
- the fdnG gene encoding formate dehydrogenase-N subunit alpha, with translation MNVSRRNFLKVSGGTLALSTLGINLDPVRAYAQGLRIKDAKETTTVCPYCSVGCGILVHVKDGKVINTEGDPEHPISEGTLCPKGGSVYEMVNNPLRLTKPKYRAAGATEWKEVEWDWALDQIARKIKDTRDRTFKEKAISKVKEKRGQLSLDTAGLPVEVETTVEKEFIVNRTDGIAHVGSAALDNEECYLLQKLMRSWGLVWIEHQARIUHSPTVAALGESFGRGAMTNHWVDLKNADVILVMGGNPASNHPVSMKWILRARERGAKLIVVDPRFTQTAAKADIYAPLRSGTDIAFINGMIKYIIDNDLIFSDYVVNYTNASFLVNPDFKMPGELDGVFSGYDEKTAKYDKKTWSFQMDEKGLPKRDMSLKDPRCVYQLLRKHVSRYTPDVVSNITGTPKEKLVEVYKTYASTGRPDRAGTECYAMGWTQHTVGVQNIRAFSIVQLLLGNMGIAGGGINALRGESNVQGGTDYGLLFNNLTGYNPTPTASLVDLTAYIEKYTPKTKEPKSVNWWGNRNKYITSYLKAIYGDKATKDNDFGYVWLPKLDEGMQASWLHLFWNMGMGKFEGFFAWGQNPACSSAAAAKVRQVMGKLKWMVNVNLYDNETASFWRGPDMKPENVQTEVFLLPACSSIEKEGSLSNSSRLAQWRYKAVDPVGQSMPDAEIMNELYYRVKKLYQKEGGKFPAPILNLTWNYGEKDKDGKIKHLNIHDVAKEINGYYLEDVYDKKVEPPKLLGKKGQLVTNFVSLQADGTTSSGNWLYCGSYTQKDDKIINMMARRGKEDPTGLGLYPNWAWAWPLNRRIIYNRASVDLKGNPWDPKRAVIKWNPTKENPATGKPGIWEGDVPDGPAPPLSDEKGGKLPFIMKPDGVASIFGPGLADGPFPEHYEPLECPVQENLMSKKQRINPTVSKIMQDISHFSCDIRYPYVATTYRVTEHWQTGVMTRHTPWLLEMQPQMFVEMSKELAAEKGIKNGDKVKVSSGRGMLTAVAVVTDRLKPFKVMNQTVHQIGMPWHFGWQYPEDGSGGDSANILTPFIGDPNTSIPESKAFMANVEKA, from the coding sequence ATGAATGTATCTCGCCGAAATTTTCTGAAGGTATCAGGTGGAACTCTCGCACTCAGCACGCTCGGGATTAACCTTGATCCGGTCAGGGCGTATGCCCAGGGGCTCAGGATAAAGGACGCAAAGGAAACGACGACGGTATGTCCCTATTGCTCGGTGGGCTGCGGCATTCTCGTGCACGTAAAGGATGGGAAGGTCATCAATACCGAGGGTGATCCTGAGCACCCGATCAGCGAGGGCACGCTCTGTCCCAAGGGAGGTTCCGTGTATGAGATGGTAAACAATCCCCTGAGACTGACAAAGCCGAAGTACCGGGCAGCCGGTGCGACGGAATGGAAAGAGGTGGAATGGGACTGGGCCCTTGATCAGATCGCACGAAAGATCAAAGATACGAGGGACAGGACGTTTAAGGAAAAGGCCATATCGAAAGTGAAAGAAAAGAGGGGCCAGCTCTCTTTGGACACGGCAGGCCTACCGGTCGAGGTTGAGACCACGGTCGAGAAGGAGTTTATCGTAAACAGGACAGACGGCATTGCCCATGTCGGCAGTGCTGCCCTTGACAACGAGGAATGTTACCTCCTCCAGAAGCTCATGCGTTCCTGGGGTCTTGTCTGGATAGAACATCAGGCCCGAATATGACACTCGCCGACGGTAGCGGCTCTGGGAGAGTCGTTCGGTCGCGGCGCCATGACAAACCACTGGGTTGATCTCAAGAATGCGGACGTAATCCTTGTTATGGGCGGGAACCCCGCCTCAAACCACCCCGTCTCCATGAAGTGGATCTTGAGGGCAAGGGAGAGAGGCGCAAAGCTCATCGTCGTTGATCCCCGTTTCACGCAGACAGCCGCGAAGGCCGACATCTATGCACCGCTCCGTTCCGGTACCGACATCGCCTTCATCAACGGGATGATCAAGTACATTATTGACAACGACCTCATTTTCAGTGACTATGTTGTCAACTATACCAATGCGTCCTTTCTCGTGAACCCTGACTTCAAGATGCCGGGAGAACTCGATGGTGTCTTCTCAGGGTATGATGAGAAGACGGCGAAGTACGACAAGAAGACGTGGTCCTTCCAGATGGACGAGAAGGGGCTCCCGAAAAGGGACATGTCGTTGAAAGACCCCCGTTGCGTCTATCAACTCCTCAGGAAACATGTCTCCCGGTACACTCCCGACGTCGTCTCCAATATTACGGGGACCCCGAAGGAAAAACTCGTAGAGGTGTACAAGACCTACGCTTCGACAGGGAGACCTGACAGGGCCGGAACAGAGTGCTATGCCATGGGATGGACCCAGCATACCGTCGGCGTCCAGAACATCAGGGCTTTCTCGATTGTCCAGCTCCTCCTCGGCAATATGGGCATCGCAGGGGGCGGAATCAATGCACTAAGGGGTGAGTCAAATGTCCAGGGAGGGACGGACTACGGCCTCCTCTTCAATAATCTCACAGGGTACAATCCCACGCCCACAGCCTCACTGGTGGATTTGACTGCGTACATCGAAAAATACACACCGAAGACAAAGGAGCCGAAGAGTGTGAACTGGTGGGGAAACCGGAACAAGTACATCACCAGTTACCTCAAGGCGATCTATGGAGACAAGGCGACCAAGGATAATGATTTCGGCTATGTCTGGCTTCCAAAACTCGACGAGGGCATGCAGGCCTCGTGGCTCCATCTCTTCTGGAACATGGGAATGGGAAAATTTGAAGGGTTCTTCGCGTGGGGCCAGAATCCGGCCTGTTCATCAGCTGCGGCCGCCAAGGTCAGACAGGTTATGGGGAAGCTGAAGTGGATGGTCAACGTGAATCTCTACGACAACGAGACCGCTTCTTTCTGGAGAGGGCCGGACATGAAACCTGAAAATGTCCAGACGGAAGTATTTCTTCTCCCTGCCTGTTCCTCGATAGAGAAGGAAGGCAGCCTGTCCAATTCCAGCCGTCTTGCCCAGTGGAGGTACAAGGCAGTTGACCCAGTCGGCCAATCCATGCCTGATGCGGAAATCATGAATGAACTCTATTACAGGGTAAAGAAACTCTACCAGAAGGAGGGGGGCAAATTTCCGGCGCCGATCCTGAATCTGACGTGGAACTACGGAGAAAAGGACAAGGACGGCAAGATAAAACACCTCAACATCCACGATGTGGCAAAAGAGATCAACGGGTATTATCTTGAGGATGTATACGACAAGAAGGTTGAGCCTCCCAAGTTATTGGGGAAGAAAGGACAGCTCGTCACGAATTTCGTCAGCCTCCAGGCTGATGGAACGACGTCTTCCGGAAACTGGCTCTACTGCGGCAGCTACACCCAGAAGGACGACAAGATCATCAACATGATGGCCAGGAGAGGAAAGGAGGATCCGACGGGTCTCGGCCTCTATCCGAACTGGGCATGGGCATGGCCCCTCAACAGAAGAATAATTTACAACAGGGCATCCGTTGATCTCAAGGGTAATCCATGGGACCCCAAACGCGCAGTGATAAAATGGAACCCGACAAAGGAAAACCCCGCGACCGGAAAGCCGGGTATATGGGAGGGGGACGTACCGGATGGTCCTGCGCCTCCATTGTCTGATGAGAAGGGAGGCAAACTGCCCTTCATCATGAAGCCCGACGGAGTGGCTTCTATTTTTGGACCGGGGCTTGCCGATGGGCCCTTCCCTGAGCACTATGAGCCGCTGGAATGCCCTGTCCAGGAAAACCTCATGTCAAAGAAGCAGAGAATAAATCCGACGGTTTCGAAGATCATGCAGGATATCTCTCATTTCTCATGCGATATTCGCTATCCGTACGTTGCGACGACCTACAGGGTCACGGAGCACTGGCAGACAGGCGTTATGACACGACATACACCGTGGTTGCTTGAAATGCAGCCCCAGATGTTTGTCGAGATGAGCAAGGAGCTCGCTGCGGAAAAGGGCATTAAGAACGGCGATAAGGTGAAGGTCTCCTCGGGCCGCGGCATGTTGACAGCAGTGGCCGTGGTGACCGACAGGTTAAAACCGTTTAAGGTGATGAATCAGACGGTCCATCAGATCGGTATGCCATGGCATTTTGGGTGGCAATACCCTGAGGACGGAAGCGGCGGCGACAGCGCGAACATCCTCACGCCGTTTATTGGAGACCCGAATACCTCGATACCGGAATCAAAGGCCTTTATGGCCAATGTCGAGAAGGCATAG
- the fusA gene encoding elongation factor G, with amino-acid sequence MTHFDVNKVRNAAIIAHGGAGKTSLTEALLFASGAVDRLGSVDSGTSTTDFEPEEIARKITISSALAFCSWNTHRINLVDTPGFINFLEDTRGCLRGVDGAVIIVSAISGVKAETEKVWKYACEFEIPRMIFVNKMDKENANFSRAIAELEKSFETEAIPLQMPIGSGNTFSGIIDLVDMKAVIFTNGKPSSAEIPSELLPEAEGYRKRLIEKIAESDDALLERYLEGGELTREEIIRGIKEGSLTRRFIPVTCGSATRTIGAKELLDAIILCLPSPAEMSRISPIRGRSVKDGKEAERKPDEKEPFSAYVFKTIADPFAGKLSIFRVYSGHLKADSSVLNTTTGTKERVGQVFYLLGKKQVPAQSVGPGEIAVVAKLKETNTGDTLSDEYHPFAFEKVKFSEPIISYAIAPKSKGDEDKVSLGIHRILEEDPTLRFHRDEETKEMLLSGMGQVHLEVTLERLKRKFGVEVVMKTPKIPYRETIRTSAKAQGRYKKQSGGRGQYGDCWIEIEPLPRGTGYEFIDKIVGGVIPQQYRPAVEKGIVETMKEGIVAGYPVIDMRATLYDGSYHSVDSSEMAFKIAGSMALKKAFMDAKPVLLEPVMKIEVTVPDESLGAVIGDLNSKRGKVQGVEPQAGGNQKINGLVPMSEMLTYANQLQSITSGRGLYSMEFSHYDEMPGHLAQKIIAEREAAKEEKA; translated from the coding sequence ATGACTCATTTTGATGTGAACAAGGTTCGTAACGCGGCCATTATTGCTCACGGAGGCGCAGGAAAGACCTCGCTGACGGAGGCGTTGCTCTTTGCATCAGGAGCAGTCGACAGGCTGGGCTCAGTGGATAGCGGCACATCCACTACGGATTTTGAGCCCGAGGAGATAGCAAGGAAGATAACCATCTCTTCTGCCCTCGCCTTCTGCAGCTGGAACACTCACAGGATCAATCTTGTCGATACCCCCGGCTTTATCAATTTCCTCGAGGACACGAGAGGCTGTTTGAGGGGAGTGGATGGAGCCGTCATTATTGTCAGCGCTATTTCCGGCGTAAAGGCTGAAACGGAAAAGGTCTGGAAATACGCCTGCGAATTTGAGATCCCGAGAATGATATTCGTGAATAAGATGGACAAGGAGAATGCAAACTTTTCGAGGGCCATAGCCGAGCTCGAAAAATCCTTCGAGACCGAGGCCATCCCTCTGCAAATGCCGATAGGCTCGGGGAATACCTTTTCAGGCATCATCGATCTCGTCGATATGAAGGCGGTAATTTTCACGAACGGAAAACCGTCATCCGCTGAAATCCCTTCCGAACTTCTCCCGGAGGCCGAAGGATACCGGAAGAGACTCATAGAGAAGATCGCAGAATCGGACGATGCCCTTCTCGAACGGTATCTTGAAGGTGGAGAATTGACCAGGGAGGAGATTATCCGAGGGATAAAGGAGGGCTCTCTCACACGGAGGTTCATCCCCGTCACCTGCGGTTCAGCAACGAGAACCATAGGCGCAAAGGAACTCCTCGATGCGATAATCCTCTGTCTCCCTTCACCGGCTGAGATGTCAAGGATCTCCCCGATCAGGGGCAGGAGCGTGAAAGACGGAAAGGAAGCTGAAAGAAAACCCGACGAAAAGGAACCTTTCTCTGCATACGTCTTCAAAACCATTGCCGATCCCTTTGCTGGCAAGCTTTCGATATTCAGGGTGTATTCAGGGCACCTCAAGGCCGACTCATCAGTCTTGAATACCACAACAGGGACGAAGGAGCGCGTGGGCCAGGTCTTCTACCTGCTGGGGAAAAAACAGGTGCCTGCGCAGTCCGTAGGCCCTGGAGAGATCGCCGTCGTTGCAAAACTGAAGGAGACAAACACCGGGGATACGTTGTCGGACGAGTACCATCCTTTCGCGTTTGAGAAGGTGAAATTCTCGGAACCGATCATATCATATGCCATTGCTCCCAAGAGCAAGGGAGACGAAGACAAGGTGAGTTTGGGCATCCACAGGATACTTGAGGAAGACCCGACGCTCCGTTTCCATCGCGACGAGGAGACCAAAGAGATGCTGCTTTCAGGCATGGGGCAGGTCCACCTTGAGGTCACCCTCGAAAGACTCAAGAGGAAATTCGGGGTGGAGGTCGTGATGAAGACCCCCAAGATACCCTACCGTGAAACGATCAGGACGTCAGCCAAGGCCCAGGGGAGATATAAGAAACAGTCAGGCGGACGCGGGCAGTACGGAGACTGCTGGATCGAGATAGAGCCTTTGCCAAGGGGCACCGGATATGAGTTTATTGACAAGATCGTCGGCGGAGTGATACCTCAGCAATACCGGCCGGCCGTAGAAAAGGGAATCGTAGAAACCATGAAGGAGGGTATCGTCGCCGGCTACCCGGTGATCGATATGCGGGCAACTCTCTATGACGGCTCCTATCATTCCGTGGATTCTTCCGAAATGGCCTTCAAGATAGCCGGATCCATGGCCCTGAAGAAGGCCTTCATGGATGCGAAGCCGGTGCTTCTTGAACCCGTCATGAAGATTGAAGTCACCGTCCCTGATGAGAGTCTCGGCGCTGTTATCGGCGATCTGAACTCCAAGAGGGGTAAGGTCCAGGGAGTCGAACCCCAGGCAGGAGGGAATCAGAAGATCAACGGCCTTGTTCCCATGTCGGAGATGCTGACATATGCCAATCAGCTCCAGAGCATAACGTCCGGCCGAGGCCTCTATTCCATGGAGTTTTCCCACTATGATGAGATGCCGGGCCATCTTGCCCAAAAGATCATCGCAGAGAGGGAAGCAGCCAAGGAAGAGAAGGCTTGA
- a CDS encoding cytochrome b/b6 domain-containing protein, translated as MDKMVKKYNAFAILDHWVLALSCIVLAVQGFGFLFHIESVGSFFGGFESMRMWHNYLGIAFSVSLLCSLFLFLKESLTFDADDIGWIKVLGGYLSHKVTVPPMGKVNTGQKFYFLGLVVFSAGIVGSGLVLWLMADNKIYVMYSHLIHNISFVMLMILVPAHMYLGSLANPGTFRLMIYGTAPYWWAKKVSPKWISEVEKEHKA; from the coding sequence ATGGATAAGATGGTAAAGAAATATAACGCATTCGCGATTCTGGACCACTGGGTTCTGGCCCTGAGTTGCATCGTCCTTGCTGTTCAGGGATTTGGTTTTCTTTTCCATATCGAGTCTGTCGGTTCCTTTTTCGGCGGGTTTGAGTCCATGAGGATGTGGCATAATTACTTGGGTATCGCCTTCTCGGTCTCCCTCCTCTGCTCACTCTTCTTATTCCTGAAAGAGTCCCTCACCTTTGACGCTGACGACATCGGATGGATCAAGGTACTTGGAGGCTATCTCTCCCATAAAGTAACGGTACCGCCCATGGGGAAGGTTAATACCGGTCAGAAGTTCTATTTCCTTGGCCTGGTCGTTTTTAGTGCCGGTATTGTTGGATCCGGTTTGGTCCTCTGGCTTATGGCTGACAACAAGATATACGTAATGTATTCTCATCTAATCCACAATATTAGCTTTGTCATGTTGATGATTTTGGTCCCCGCCCATATGTATCTGGGCTCCCTCGCTAACCCCGGGACATTCAGGCTCATGATCTATGGAACGGCTCCCTATTGGTGGGCGAAGAAGGTATCTCCAAAGTGGATATCTGAAGTGGAGAAAGAACATAAAGCTTGA
- a CDS encoding formate dehydrogenase accessory protein FdhE codes for MDIEGIAIEKPHLKDILRLYEKATAFVSRVSALARGIPFDDVAYPSLLIDPIFETFLSVFDLAEETLFPLKEALKSGQIDFTRLPRNELAVSSLPYHEDELGVVLYLLGKPYFSRLRELHNLDNVFWEKGRCPLCRAKASFAAIDHEGKRDLCCSYCLTIGTYRRIGCPLCSTDDSSLIKIFTAEEENGFRIDACDRCGSYVKTVNQAILDNDSLTPELADLVSLPLDIIAQGKGYHRLARNPVGMLRMV; via the coding sequence ATGGATATCGAAGGAATCGCTATCGAAAAACCCCATCTGAAGGATATTCTCAGGCTCTATGAGAAGGCGACAGCCTTTGTTTCAAGGGTATCTGCCCTTGCCAGGGGAATTCCCTTTGACGATGTGGCTTATCCCTCTCTCCTGATTGATCCGATTTTTGAAACCTTCCTATCGGTTTTTGACTTGGCAGAGGAAACCCTTTTCCCCCTGAAGGAGGCATTGAAGTCCGGGCAGATCGACTTCACGAGGCTTCCGAGGAATGAACTGGCTGTCTCTTCTCTACCCTATCACGAAGACGAGCTTGGAGTGGTTCTCTATCTCCTGGGTAAACCTTACTTCAGCCGCTTGAGGGAATTGCACAACCTTGATAATGTTTTTTGGGAGAAGGGACGGTGTCCGCTCTGTAGAGCAAAAGCGTCCTTTGCAGCAATTGATCACGAGGGCAAGAGAGACCTTTGTTGCTCATACTGTCTTACGATAGGGACCTACCGGCGGATAGGCTGCCCTCTCTGCTCCACCGATGACAGCTCACTGATAAAGATCTTTACCGCTGAAGAAGAGAATGGGTTCAGGATCGACGCTTGTGACCGGTGTGGTTCCTATGTGAAGACCGTAAATCAGGCAATCCTGGATAACGACAGTCTCACTCCCGAGCTTGCGGACCTCGTAAGCCTGCCCTTGGACATCATAGCCCAGGGGAAAGGCTACCATCGACTTGCCCGGAACCCCGTCGGTATGCTACGGATGGTGTAG
- a CDS encoding cytochrome c peroxidase: MLRNRFLSFGSFLLSCVLFLSSFSGPAWAGHLEPFTSVPVPEINRQTPEKIELGKTLFFDRRLSGDGTMSCVTCHDPEQAFSDGLDISLSYPTTKNWRNSPTLINVAFQKYLFHDGRAETLEEQALFPMMSSFEMNLNLDYLEEKIRVVPEYNKAFMDVFGGDVTRERIAMAIAAFERTLISVHAPLDNYLKGDKDALSPDAKKGFEIFTGKGKCSECHYGVNLADDKFYALHVPENAAYQNDPRVIATRRFVAKIYHYEGYKNLNEDPGRYLITKDKKDWKAFKTPTLREIARTAPYMHNGIFKTIDEVIEFFDRGGGPGNKSLKPLGLSSDEKRSLRTFLMEALSGEPIVIRYPEIP; this comes from the coding sequence ATGCTAAGAAATAGATTCCTCTCTTTCGGGTCTTTCCTTCTCTCTTGCGTCCTCTTCCTCTCCTCTTTCTCAGGTCCTGCATGGGCCGGTCACCTTGAGCCATTCACGTCTGTTCCGGTACCCGAGATAAACCGCCAGACTCCCGAAAAGATCGAACTCGGGAAGACGCTCTTTTTTGACAGGCGTCTTTCCGGCGATGGCACGATGAGCTGTGTGACCTGTCACGATCCGGAGCAGGCATTTTCCGACGGCCTTGATATTTCCCTGAGTTACCCTACGACGAAGAATTGGCGAAACTCCCCGACACTGATCAATGTGGCTTTCCAGAAATACCTCTTCCATGACGGGAGGGCGGAGACTCTGGAAGAGCAGGCGCTATTTCCGATGATGTCCTCATTCGAGATGAATCTGAATCTCGATTATCTTGAGGAAAAGATACGAGTCGTTCCCGAGTATAATAAAGCGTTTATGGATGTCTTTGGCGGTGATGTGACAAGGGAAAGAATTGCCATGGCCATCGCTGCCTTCGAGCGGACTTTGATTTCTGTCCATGCGCCTCTGGACAACTATCTGAAAGGGGATAAGGATGCGCTGTCACCTGATGCGAAAAAAGGGTTCGAGATATTCACAGGGAAAGGGAAATGCTCTGAATGCCATTACGGCGTCAATCTCGCTGACGACAAATTCTATGCACTCCACGTTCCTGAAAATGCCGCATATCAAAATGATCCAAGGGTCATCGCGACGAGAAGATTCGTTGCCAAGATCTATCATTATGAAGGCTATAAAAATCTGAATGAGGACCCTGGAAGATACTTGATCACAAAAGATAAGAAAGACTGGAAGGCCTTCAAGACGCCGACGTTGAGAGAGATTGCGAGAACGGCACCTTACATGCATAACGGTATCTTCAAGACCATCGATGAGGTGATAGAATTCTTTGACAGAGGCGGCGGTCCGGGCAACAAGAGTTTAAAGCCCCTGGGGCTGAGCAGTGATGAGAAGAGGTCCCTGCGGACGTTCCTGATGGAAGCCCTGAGCGGGGAACCGATCGTCATCAGGTATCCTGAGATCCCCTGA